A portion of the Glycine max cultivar Williams 82 chromosome 10, Glycine_max_v4.0, whole genome shotgun sequence genome contains these proteins:
- the LOC100811616 gene encoding prolycopene isomerase, chloroplastic isoform X1, translating to MLNSSFLTVSEHTFSHTPHHFPTRASSQSPNLQPQFQSLAFANHVVSEFPSGSCSNAPRRKGVLAVRSKSTLGVEEVVAEGGGVKGKGEEEFDAIVIGSGIGGLVAGTQLAVKGARVLVLEKYVIPGGSSGFYQRDGYTFDVGSSVMFGFSDKGNLNLITQALEAVGCRMQVVPDPTTVYFHLPNNLSVRVHKEYDKFTEELTSYFPHEKEGILKFYGECWKIFDALNSLELKSLEEPLYLFGQFFQKPLECLTLAYYLPQNAGAIARKYIQDPQLLSFIDAECFIVSTVNALQTPMINAAMVLCDRHFGGINYPLGGVGGIAKSLAKGLVDQGSEIAYKANVTSIIIEQGKAVGVRLSNGREFFAKTIISNATRWDTFGKLLKDIPLPKEEENFQKVYVKAPSFLSIHMGVKAEVLPPDTDCHHFVLESNWSKLEEPYGSIFLSIPTVLDSSLAPEGRHILHIFTTSSVEDWEGLSRADYEAKKQLVADEITSRLENKLFPGLRSSIDFMEVGTPKTHRRYLARDEGTYGPMPRRIPKGLLGMPFNTTGIDGLYCVGDSCFPGQGVIAVAFSGVMCAHRVAADIGLEKKSPVLDSMLLRLLGWLRTMA from the exons atgctcaaTTCCTCTTTCCTCACCGTTTCTGAACACACCTTTTCCCACACTCCCCATCATTTCCCAACAAGGGCTTCTTCTCAAAGCCCCAACCTTCAGCCACAGTTTCAATCTTTAGCCTTTGCAAACCATGTAGTGAGTGAATTCCCATCTGGGTCTTGCTCCAATGCCCCCAGAAGAAAAGGGGTGTTGGCTGTGCGGTCAAAGTCAACGCTGGGAGTAGAAGAAGTGGTGGCAGAGGGAGGAGGAGTGAAGGGTAAGGGTGAAGAAGAGTTTGATGCAATTGTTATAGGGTCTGGGATTGGAGGGTTGGTTGCAGGGACACAGTTAGCAGTGAAGGGTGCAAGAGTTTTGGTTTTGGAGAAGTATGTGATTCCTGGTGGAAGCTCTGGTTTTTACCAGAGAGATGGGTATACTTTTGATGTGGGGTCCTCTGTCATGTTTGGTTTCAGTGATAAG GGTAATCTCAATTTGATAACACAAGCGTTGGAAGCAGTTGGTTGTCGGATGCAAGTGGTGCCTGATCCAACAACCGTTTACTTCCATCTACCAAATAACCTTTCTGTTCGAGTGCACAaagaatatgataaatttacTGAAGAATTGACCAGTTACTTTCCCCATGAAAAGGAGGGTATTCTCAAATTCTACGGTGAATGCTGGAAG ATTTTTGATGCCCTGAATTCGTTGGAATTGAAGTCACTAGAAGAGCCACTCTACCTTTTTGGACAGTTTTTTCAGAAGCCACTTGAATGCTTGACACTAG CCTATTATTTGCCTCAAAATGCTGGAGCCATAGCTCGGAAGTACATTCAAGATCCACAGTTGTTGTCTTTCATAGATGCAGAG TGTTTTATAGTGAGCACAGTCAATGCTTTGCAGACACCAATGATCAATGCTGCCATG GTTCTATGTGACAGACACTTTGGTGGGATTAACTACCCTCTTGGGGGTGTTGGTGGGATTGCAAAGTCCTTAGCAAAAGGTCTCGTTGATCAGGGTAGTGAGATAGCTTACAAAGCAAATGTCACCAGTATTATAATTGAGCAGGGCAAAGCT GTTGGTGTGAGGCTTTCAAATGGCAGAGAGTTCTTTGCCAAAACCATAATATCAAATGCTACCAGATGGGATACATTTG GAAAGTTACTGAAGGACATTCCACTTCCGAAAGAAGAAGAGAACTTCCAGAAAGTTTATGTTAAAGCTCCATCTTTTCTTTCAATTCACATGGGGGTTAAAGCAGAGGTTTTACCACCAGATACAGACTGTCACCATTTCGTGCTTGAG AGCAACTGGTCCAAATTGGAGGAGCCATATGGAAGTATCTTTCTAAGTATACCAACTGTTCTTGATTCATCATTGGCTCCTGAAGGCCGTCATATCCTTCATATATTCACAACTTCTTCTGTGGAGGACTGGGAG GGTCTTTCAAGAGCAGACTACGAGGCAAAGAAGCAGCTTGTAGCAGATGAAATCACAAGCAGATTAGAGAATAAATTGTTTCCAGGTCTTAGATCATCCATTGATTTTATGGAG GTAGGGACCCCAAAGACACACCGGCGATACCTGGCTCGTGACGAGGGAACTTATGGTCCGATGCCGCGCAGAATCCCAAAAGGGTTATTGGGAATGCCATTCAATACCACA GGCATAGATGGTCTTTACTGTGTTGGTGATAGCTGCTTCCCTGGACAAGGTGTTATTGCTGTAGCTTTCTCAGGAGTTATGTGTGCTCATCGAGTAGCTGCTGATATTG GGCTGGAGAAGAAGTCACCTGTGTTGGATTCCATGCTGCTTCGGTTGCTTGGTTGGTTAAGAACAATGGCATGA
- the LOC100811616 gene encoding prolycopene isomerase, chloroplastic isoform X3, whose amino-acid sequence MGILLMWGPLSCLVSVIRSGNLNLITQALEAVGCRMQVVPDPTTVYFHLPNNLSVRVHKEYDKFTEELTSYFPHEKEGILKFYGECWKIFDALNSLELKSLEEPLYLFGQFFQKPLECLTLAYYLPQNAGAIARKYIQDPQLLSFIDAECFIVSTVNALQTPMINAAMVLCDRHFGGINYPLGGVGGIAKSLAKGLVDQGSEIAYKANVTSIIIEQGKAVGVRLSNGREFFAKTIISNATRWDTFGKLLKDIPLPKEEENFQKVYVKAPSFLSIHMGVKAEVLPPDTDCHHFVLESNWSKLEEPYGSIFLSIPTVLDSSLAPEGRHILHIFTTSSVEDWEGLSRADYEAKKQLVADEITSRLENKLFPGLRSSIDFMEVGTPKTHRRYLARDEGTYGPMPRRIPKGLLGMPFNTTGIDGLYCVGDSCFPGQGVIAVAFSGVMCAHRVAADIGLEKKSPVLDSMLLRLLGWLRTMA is encoded by the exons ATGGGTATACTTTTGATGTGGGGTCCTCTGTCATGTTTGGTTTCAGTGATAAGGTCa GGTAATCTCAATTTGATAACACAAGCGTTGGAAGCAGTTGGTTGTCGGATGCAAGTGGTGCCTGATCCAACAACCGTTTACTTCCATCTACCAAATAACCTTTCTGTTCGAGTGCACAaagaatatgataaatttacTGAAGAATTGACCAGTTACTTTCCCCATGAAAAGGAGGGTATTCTCAAATTCTACGGTGAATGCTGGAAG ATTTTTGATGCCCTGAATTCGTTGGAATTGAAGTCACTAGAAGAGCCACTCTACCTTTTTGGACAGTTTTTTCAGAAGCCACTTGAATGCTTGACACTAG CCTATTATTTGCCTCAAAATGCTGGAGCCATAGCTCGGAAGTACATTCAAGATCCACAGTTGTTGTCTTTCATAGATGCAGAG TGTTTTATAGTGAGCACAGTCAATGCTTTGCAGACACCAATGATCAATGCTGCCATG GTTCTATGTGACAGACACTTTGGTGGGATTAACTACCCTCTTGGGGGTGTTGGTGGGATTGCAAAGTCCTTAGCAAAAGGTCTCGTTGATCAGGGTAGTGAGATAGCTTACAAAGCAAATGTCACCAGTATTATAATTGAGCAGGGCAAAGCT GTTGGTGTGAGGCTTTCAAATGGCAGAGAGTTCTTTGCCAAAACCATAATATCAAATGCTACCAGATGGGATACATTTG GAAAGTTACTGAAGGACATTCCACTTCCGAAAGAAGAAGAGAACTTCCAGAAAGTTTATGTTAAAGCTCCATCTTTTCTTTCAATTCACATGGGGGTTAAAGCAGAGGTTTTACCACCAGATACAGACTGTCACCATTTCGTGCTTGAG AGCAACTGGTCCAAATTGGAGGAGCCATATGGAAGTATCTTTCTAAGTATACCAACTGTTCTTGATTCATCATTGGCTCCTGAAGGCCGTCATATCCTTCATATATTCACAACTTCTTCTGTGGAGGACTGGGAG GGTCTTTCAAGAGCAGACTACGAGGCAAAGAAGCAGCTTGTAGCAGATGAAATCACAAGCAGATTAGAGAATAAATTGTTTCCAGGTCTTAGATCATCCATTGATTTTATGGAG GTAGGGACCCCAAAGACACACCGGCGATACCTGGCTCGTGACGAGGGAACTTATGGTCCGATGCCGCGCAGAATCCCAAAAGGGTTATTGGGAATGCCATTCAATACCACA GGCATAGATGGTCTTTACTGTGTTGGTGATAGCTGCTTCCCTGGACAAGGTGTTATTGCTGTAGCTTTCTCAGGAGTTATGTGTGCTCATCGAGTAGCTGCTGATATTG GGCTGGAGAAGAAGTCACCTGTGTTGGATTCCATGCTGCTTCGGTTGCTTGGTTGGTTAAGAACAATGGCATGA
- the LOC100811616 gene encoding prolycopene isomerase, chloroplastic isoform X2, whose product MKRRVFSNSTVNAGRFVLIEIFDALNSLELKSLEEPLYLFGQFFQKPLECLTLAYYLPQNAGAIARKYIQDPQLLSFIDAECFIVSTVNALQTPMINAAMVLCDRHFGGINYPLGGVGGIAKSLAKGLVDQGSEIAYKANVTSIIIEQGKAVGVRLSNGREFFAKTIISNATRWDTFGKLLKDIPLPKEEENFQKVYVKAPSFLSIHMGVKAEVLPPDTDCHHFVLESNWSKLEEPYGSIFLSIPTVLDSSLAPEGRHILHIFTTSSVEDWEGLSRADYEAKKQLVADEITSRLENKLFPGLRSSIDFMEVGTPKTHRRYLARDEGTYGPMPRRIPKGLLGMPFNTTGIDGLYCVGDSCFPGQGVIAVAFSGVMCAHRVAADIGLEKKSPVLDSMLLRLLGWLRTMA is encoded by the exons ATGAAAAGGAGGGTATTCTCAAATTCTACGGTGAATGCTGGAAGGTTTGTCTTAATTGAG ATTTTTGATGCCCTGAATTCGTTGGAATTGAAGTCACTAGAAGAGCCACTCTACCTTTTTGGACAGTTTTTTCAGAAGCCACTTGAATGCTTGACACTAG CCTATTATTTGCCTCAAAATGCTGGAGCCATAGCTCGGAAGTACATTCAAGATCCACAGTTGTTGTCTTTCATAGATGCAGAG TGTTTTATAGTGAGCACAGTCAATGCTTTGCAGACACCAATGATCAATGCTGCCATG GTTCTATGTGACAGACACTTTGGTGGGATTAACTACCCTCTTGGGGGTGTTGGTGGGATTGCAAAGTCCTTAGCAAAAGGTCTCGTTGATCAGGGTAGTGAGATAGCTTACAAAGCAAATGTCACCAGTATTATAATTGAGCAGGGCAAAGCT GTTGGTGTGAGGCTTTCAAATGGCAGAGAGTTCTTTGCCAAAACCATAATATCAAATGCTACCAGATGGGATACATTTG GAAAGTTACTGAAGGACATTCCACTTCCGAAAGAAGAAGAGAACTTCCAGAAAGTTTATGTTAAAGCTCCATCTTTTCTTTCAATTCACATGGGGGTTAAAGCAGAGGTTTTACCACCAGATACAGACTGTCACCATTTCGTGCTTGAG AGCAACTGGTCCAAATTGGAGGAGCCATATGGAAGTATCTTTCTAAGTATACCAACTGTTCTTGATTCATCATTGGCTCCTGAAGGCCGTCATATCCTTCATATATTCACAACTTCTTCTGTGGAGGACTGGGAG GGTCTTTCAAGAGCAGACTACGAGGCAAAGAAGCAGCTTGTAGCAGATGAAATCACAAGCAGATTAGAGAATAAATTGTTTCCAGGTCTTAGATCATCCATTGATTTTATGGAG GTAGGGACCCCAAAGACACACCGGCGATACCTGGCTCGTGACGAGGGAACTTATGGTCCGATGCCGCGCAGAATCCCAAAAGGGTTATTGGGAATGCCATTCAATACCACA GGCATAGATGGTCTTTACTGTGTTGGTGATAGCTGCTTCCCTGGACAAGGTGTTATTGCTGTAGCTTTCTCAGGAGTTATGTGTGCTCATCGAGTAGCTGCTGATATTG GGCTGGAGAAGAAGTCACCTGTGTTGGATTCCATGCTGCTTCGGTTGCTTGGTTGGTTAAGAACAATGGCATGA
- the LOC100800934 gene encoding ABC transporter G family member 22 isoform X4 — protein MTTTEEKDILNGITGSVNPGEVLALMGPSGSGKTTLLNLLGGRLSHPISGGSITYNDQPYSKFLKSRIGFVTQDDVLFPHLTVKETLTYAARLRLPKAYTKEQKEKRALDVIYELGLERCQDTMIGGSFVRGVSGGERKRVCIGNEIIINPSLLFLDEPTSGLDSTTALRIVQMLQDIAEAGKTVVTTIHQPSSRLFHKFDKLILLGKGSLLYFGKASETMTYFQSIGCSPLISMNPAEFLLDLANGNINDVSLPSELEDKVQMGNAEAETQNGKPSPAVVHEYLVEAYETRVAETEKKRLMVPIPLDEALKTKVCSHKRQWGASWDEQFSILFWRGIKERRHDYFSWLRITQVLSTAVILGLLWWQSDTKNPKDLQDQAGLLFFIAVFWGFFPVFTAIFTFPQERAMLSKERAADMYRLSAYFLARTTSDLPLDLILPVLFLLVVYFMAGLRLSVAPFFLTVLTVFLCIVAAQGLGLAIGATLMDLKRATTLASVTVMTFMLAGGFFVQRVPIFFSWIRYMSFNYHTYKLLLKVQYEHISPVINGIRIDSGATEVAALIAMVFGYRFLAYLSLRRMKLQSGA, from the exons ATGACAACAACTGAGGAGAAGGATATCTTGAATGGGATCACTGGTTCTGTAAATCCAGGGGAAGTTTTGGCATTGATGGGCCCCTCGGGAAGTGGAAAGACAACTCTTTTAAACCTTCTTGGGGGAAGGTTAAGCCATCCTATAAGTGGTGGTTCTATCACTTACAATGACCAACCATATTCCAAGTTCCTTAAGAGCAG GATAGGATTCGTGACACAAGATGATGTTCTGTTTCCTCACCTAACTGTGAAAGAGACATTGACATATGCAGCCAGGCTAAGACTACCAAAGGCATACACAAAGGAGCAAAAGGAAAAACGAGCTTTAGATGTAATCTATGAGCTTGGCTTGGAAAG GTGCCAAGACACTATGATTGGTGGTTCCTTTGTTCGCGGAGTATCTGGTGGTGAGAGGAAGAGAGTTTGTATTGGCAATGAGATCATAATCaacccttctcttctttttcttgatgAACCAACTTCTGGTTTGGATTCTACAACAGCCTTGAGGATTGTTCAGATGCTACAAGACATAGCAGAA GCAGGGAAAACAGTGGTGACAACAATCCACCAACCATCAAGCAGACTCTTCCACAAATTTGACAAGTTGATCCTTCTTGGAAAAGGGAGCCTTCTTTACTTTGGAAAAGCCTCAGAAACAATGACTTACTTCCAGTCCATAGGATGTTCACCACTTATTTCCATGAACCCGGCAGAGTTTTTGCTAGACCTTGCTAATGGAAACATAAATGATGTTTCCCTACCTTCAGAGTTGGAAGATAAAGTGCAGATGGGAAATGCAGAAGCTGAAACACAAAATGGGAAGCCATCACCAGCTGTTGTACATGAG TATCTGGTGGAGGCATATGAAACTCGAGTAGcagaaacagaaaagaaaagactAATGGTTCCTATACCTCTTGATGAAGCACTGAAGACTAAAGTGTGTTCTCATAAGAGACAATGGGGAGCAAGTTGGGATGAGCAATTTTCCATACTATTTTGGAGAGGAATCAAAGAACGGAGGCATGACTATTTTAGCTGGTTGAGAATCACCCAAGTTTTATCCACTGCTGTCATCTTAGGATTACTTTGGTGGCAATCAGATACTAAGAACCCAAAAGATCTGCAAGATCAG GCAGGATTACTATTCTTTATTGCTGTTTTCTGGGGATTTTTTCCTGTTTTCACTGCAATATTCACATTTCCTCAAGAGAGAGCCATGCTGAGTAAGGAGAGAGCAGCAGACATGTACAGATTGAGTGCATACTTCCTGGCTAGAACCACAAGTGACCTTCCACTAGACCTCATTTTACCAGTGCTTTTTCTACTTGTTGTTTATTTCATGGCCGGCCTCAGACTCAGTGTTGCACCATTTTTCCTCACGGTTCTCACTGTTTTCCTCTGCATTGTGGCTGCTCAG GGACTTGGACTTGCTATTGGGGCCACACTTATGGACTTGAAAAGAGCAACAACTTTGGCTTCAGTAACTGTGATGACCTTCATGCTGGCTGGAGGATTTTTTGTGCAG AGGGTccccatatttttttcttggattCGTTACATGTCATTCAACTACCACACCTACAAGCTTCTTCTCAAGGTGCAATATGAACACATCTCACCAGTCATCAATGGGATCAGAATTGATAGTGGTGCAACAGAGGTAGCTGCTCTAATAGCCATGGTTTTTGGTTACCGTTTCTTGGCATATCTTTCTCTAAGGAGAATGAAACTTCAATCTGGAGCTTAA
- the LOC100800934 gene encoding ABC transporter G family member 22 isoform X3, whose protein sequence is MIIGFSLVQSFISCDINFTDVTYKIVIKGMTTTEEKDILNGITGSVNPGEVLALMGPSGSGKTTLLNLLGGRLSHPISGGSITYNDQPYSKFLKSRIGFVTQDDVLFPHLTVKETLTYAARLRLPKAYTKEQKEKRALDVIYELGLERCQDTMIGGSFVRGVSGGERKRVCIGNEIIINPSLLFLDEPTSGLDSTTALRIVQMLQDIAEAGKTVVTTIHQPSSRLFHKFDKLILLGKGSLLYFGKASETMTYFQSIGCSPLISMNPAEFLLDLANGNINDVSLPSELEDKVQMGNAEAETQNGKPSPAVVHEYLVEAYETRVAETEKKRLMVPIPLDEALKTKVCSHKRQWGASWDEQFSILFWRGIKERRHDYFSWLRITQVLSTAVILGLLWWQSDTKNPKDLQDQAGLLFFIAVFWGFFPVFTAIFTFPQERAMLSKERAADMYRLSAYFLARTTSDLPLDLILPVLFLLVVYFMAGLRLSVAPFFLTVLTVFLCIVAAQGLGLAIGATLMDLKRATTLASVTVMTFMLAGGFFVQRVPIFFSWIRYMSFNYHTYKLLLKVQYEHISPVINGIRIDSGATEVAALIAMVFGYRFLAYLSLRRMKLQSGA, encoded by the exons ATGATCATCGGATTCAGTCTTGTACAAAGTTTCATTTCATGTGACATCAAT TTCACGGATGTGACCTACAAGATAGTGATCAAGGGCATGACAACAACTGAGGAGAAGGATATCTTGAATGGGATCACTGGTTCTGTAAATCCAGGGGAAGTTTTGGCATTGATGGGCCCCTCGGGAAGTGGAAAGACAACTCTTTTAAACCTTCTTGGGGGAAGGTTAAGCCATCCTATAAGTGGTGGTTCTATCACTTACAATGACCAACCATATTCCAAGTTCCTTAAGAGCAG GATAGGATTCGTGACACAAGATGATGTTCTGTTTCCTCACCTAACTGTGAAAGAGACATTGACATATGCAGCCAGGCTAAGACTACCAAAGGCATACACAAAGGAGCAAAAGGAAAAACGAGCTTTAGATGTAATCTATGAGCTTGGCTTGGAAAG GTGCCAAGACACTATGATTGGTGGTTCCTTTGTTCGCGGAGTATCTGGTGGTGAGAGGAAGAGAGTTTGTATTGGCAATGAGATCATAATCaacccttctcttctttttcttgatgAACCAACTTCTGGTTTGGATTCTACAACAGCCTTGAGGATTGTTCAGATGCTACAAGACATAGCAGAA GCAGGGAAAACAGTGGTGACAACAATCCACCAACCATCAAGCAGACTCTTCCACAAATTTGACAAGTTGATCCTTCTTGGAAAAGGGAGCCTTCTTTACTTTGGAAAAGCCTCAGAAACAATGACTTACTTCCAGTCCATAGGATGTTCACCACTTATTTCCATGAACCCGGCAGAGTTTTTGCTAGACCTTGCTAATGGAAACATAAATGATGTTTCCCTACCTTCAGAGTTGGAAGATAAAGTGCAGATGGGAAATGCAGAAGCTGAAACACAAAATGGGAAGCCATCACCAGCTGTTGTACATGAG TATCTGGTGGAGGCATATGAAACTCGAGTAGcagaaacagaaaagaaaagactAATGGTTCCTATACCTCTTGATGAAGCACTGAAGACTAAAGTGTGTTCTCATAAGAGACAATGGGGAGCAAGTTGGGATGAGCAATTTTCCATACTATTTTGGAGAGGAATCAAAGAACGGAGGCATGACTATTTTAGCTGGTTGAGAATCACCCAAGTTTTATCCACTGCTGTCATCTTAGGATTACTTTGGTGGCAATCAGATACTAAGAACCCAAAAGATCTGCAAGATCAG GCAGGATTACTATTCTTTATTGCTGTTTTCTGGGGATTTTTTCCTGTTTTCACTGCAATATTCACATTTCCTCAAGAGAGAGCCATGCTGAGTAAGGAGAGAGCAGCAGACATGTACAGATTGAGTGCATACTTCCTGGCTAGAACCACAAGTGACCTTCCACTAGACCTCATTTTACCAGTGCTTTTTCTACTTGTTGTTTATTTCATGGCCGGCCTCAGACTCAGTGTTGCACCATTTTTCCTCACGGTTCTCACTGTTTTCCTCTGCATTGTGGCTGCTCAG GGACTTGGACTTGCTATTGGGGCCACACTTATGGACTTGAAAAGAGCAACAACTTTGGCTTCAGTAACTGTGATGACCTTCATGCTGGCTGGAGGATTTTTTGTGCAG AGGGTccccatatttttttcttggattCGTTACATGTCATTCAACTACCACACCTACAAGCTTCTTCTCAAGGTGCAATATGAACACATCTCACCAGTCATCAATGGGATCAGAATTGATAGTGGTGCAACAGAGGTAGCTGCTCTAATAGCCATGGTTTTTGGTTACCGTTTCTTGGCATATCTTTCTCTAAGGAGAATGAAACTTCAATCTGGAGCTTAA